The following proteins are co-located in the Vigna angularis cultivar LongXiaoDou No.4 chromosome 2, ASM1680809v1, whole genome shotgun sequence genome:
- the LOC108323063 gene encoding histone H3.2 → MARTKQTARKSTGGKAPRKQLATKAARKSAPATGGVKKPHRFRPGTVALREIRKYQKSTELLIRKLPFQRLVREIAQDFKTDLRFQSSAVSALQEAAEAYLVGLFEDTNLCAIHAKRVTIMPKDIQLARRIRGERA, encoded by the coding sequence ATGGCTCGTACGAAGCAGACAGCTCGCAAGTCCACCGGTGGTAAGGCACCACGTAAGCAGCTGGCGACGAAGGCTGCCCGTAAGTCTGCTCCGGCCACCGGTGGTGTGAAGAAGCCTCACAGGTTCCGTCCGGGGACCGTGGCGCTGAGGGAAATTAGAAAGTACCAGAAGAGCACCGAGCTCCTCATCCGAAAGCTTCCGTTTCAGAGGCTTGTGAGGGAAATTGCACAGGACTTCAAGACTGACTTGAGGTTTCAGAGTAGCGCTGTTTCCGCGCTTCAAGAAGCCGCTGAAGCCTATCTTGTGGGGTTGTTCGAGGACACCAACCTCTGCGCTATTCATGCCAAGAGGGTTACCATTATGCCTAAAGATATTCAACTCGCTCGTAGAATTAGGGGCGAGAGGGCTTAA
- the LOC108323060 gene encoding uncharacterized protein LOC108323060, producing MGAALLPDAAFGIFPRCSIVPRHPLICRITSARTIRRRNYFFADQRISKSAHIVFSHSNDSDDTLTDVVVDQDDLSVRSDVIGIEDELEIAKKALSEAQHRQEVIEKERDQLLEELARSEAKDMEYVNTILHDKEVAIAELEAAKSLFQKKLESSVEEKFTLESKLVLAKQDAVDLAVQVEKLAEVAFQQATSHILEDAQLRISSAETTAAEAALLIEKQIKDATEGTISSIVEKSRHAIERALVVAEEAGELAKRSVDTLMDGTSPFTEIADVQAENIKLQGIISDIESQLMVARNEADKLNLELENTRQQLQAFEQRANDAEKSMLEFQESSRKNSLKKEEEMKSMLDKVKKDVAERTKAISKAFKADLKNIKATVEAAKEVVHCKDYAYLRRCEALQRSLKASEDALKTWRQRAEMAESLLLKGRLQDEGDEDSIYVVNGGRIDLLTDVDSQKWKLLSDGPRREIPHWMARRINAVSPKFPPKKLDVAEAFTSKFRSLELPTADEVWSIAREKPKEGDALVEHVYERETIEKKRKALERALQRKTIQWQRAPEQTKLEPGTGTGREIVFQGFNWESWRRRWYLELAAKTADLSHCGVTAVWLPPPTESVSPQGYMPSDLYNLNSSYGSVEELKYCIDEMHSQDLLAFGDVVLNHRCAQKQSPNGVWNIFGGKLSWGPEAIVCDDPNFEGRGNPSSGDIFHAAPNIDHSQDFVRKDIKGWLNWLRNDIGFDGWRLDFVRGFSGTYVKEYIEASNPVFAIGEYWDSLGYEHGSLCYNQDPHRQRIVNWINATGGTSSAFDITTKGILHSALHNEYWRLIDPQGKPTGVMGWWPSRAVTFLENHDTGSTQGHWPFPRDKLMQGYAYILTHPGTPVIFYDHFYDFGIHDVITELIEARRRGGIHCRSSIKIYHANNEGYVAQVGEALVMKLGQFDWNPSKENQLEGSWQKFVDKGADYQVWLRQ from the exons ATGGGAGCTGCTCTGTTGCCTGATGCAGCATTTGGAATATTTCCACGCTGTTCCATTGTTCCCAGACACCCTTTGATCTGTAGAATAACTTCTGCTAGGACAATTAGAAGGAG AAATTATTTCTTTGCTGATCAGAGGATCTCCAAATCAGCACACATTGTTTTTTCACACTCG AATGATTCAGATGACACATTGACAGACGTAGTTGTCGATCAGGACGATCTTTCAGTCAGAAGTGATGTTATAGGAATAGAAGATGAATTAGAGATAGCCAAAAAGGCTCTCTCAGAGGCGCAACACAGACAAGAGGTTATCGAGAAAGAGAGAGATCAATTACTCGAAGAACTTGCTCGTTCTGAGGCTAAAGATATGGAATACGTCAATACCATTTTACATGACAAGGAAGTAGCTATAGCAGAACTTGAGGCTGCGAAATCTCTTTTCCAGAAAAAGCTGGAGAGCTCAGTGGAAGAGAAGTTCACCTTGGAATCTAAGCTGGTCCTTGCCAAACAAGATGCTGTTGATCTTGCTGTGCAGGTTGAAAAATTAGCAGAGGTTGCTTTCCAGCAGGCAACTTCTCATATACTAGAAGATGCTCAACTCCGAATTTCATCTGCTGAAACCACAGCTGCTGAAGCAGCACTTCTGATTGAAAAACAGATTAAGGATGCAACTGAGGGAACAATATCATCCATTGTGGAAAAATCAAGACATGCTATAGAGAGGGCTTTAGTTGTGGCAGAGGAAGCAGGTGAACTTGCAAAGAGGTCCGTGGATACATTAATGGATGGTACGTCCCCATTTACTGAAATTGCAGACGTCCAGGCGGAAAATATCAAGTTACAAGGAATAATAAGTGATATAGAATCTCAGTTGATGGTTGCAAGAAATGAGGCTGATAAACTGAATTTAGAGTTAGAGAACACCCGACAGCAGTTACAGGCATTTGAGCAAAGAGCTAATGATGCAGAGAAATCCATGCTTGAATTTCAGGAGTCAAGCAGGAAAAACAGTCTCaagaaggaggaagagatgAAGTCAATGTTGGACAAAGTGAAGAAAGATGTGGCAGAAAGAACCAAAGCTATTTCCAAGGCTTTTAAGGCTGACTTGAAGAACATCAAGGCTACTGTTGAGGCTGCCAAAGAAGTGGTTCATTGTAAAGATTATGCCTACCTAAGAAGATGTGAAGCACTGCAGAGATCATTAAAGGCATCGGAAGATGCTTTGAAGACGTGGAGACAGAGAGCTGAAATGGCTGAATCATTGCTGTTGAAGGGAAGGCTACAAGATGAAGGCGATGAAGATTCTATCTATGTTGTTAATGGGGGACGGATAGATCTTTTGACGGATGTTGATTCTCAAAAGTGGAAACTACTGAGTGATGGTCCTCGTAGAGAGATACCTCACTGGATGGCAAGGAGGATTAATGCTGTCTCTCCCAAATTTCCACCCAAAAAACTGGATGTTGCTGAAGCATTCACATCAAAATTCAGATCCTTGGAGTTGCCTACAGCTGATGAAGTATGGTCCATTGCTCGAGAAAAGCCAAAGGAAGGAGATGCTCTAGTTGAACATGTTTATGAAAGGGAAACGattgagaagaagaggaaggcaTTGGAGCGTGCTCTTCAACGGAAGACTATACAATGGCAGAGAGCTCCTGAACAAACAAAACTAG AGCCAGGCACAGGAACAGGACGTGAGATTGTG TTTCAAGGTTTTAACTGGGAGAGCTGGAGGAGGCGCTGGTATCTGGAATTAGCAGCTAAAACAGCTGATTTATCTCATTGTGGGGTGACAGCAGTGTGGCTGCCACCTCCAACAGAATCTGTTTCTCCTCAAG GTTATATGCCTTCTGATCTTTACAACTTGAATTCATCCTATGGTTCTGTGGAAGAGCTTAAATACTGTATAGACGAAATGCATTCTCAAGATCTGCTG GCCTTTGGAGATGTTGTACTTAACCATCGATGTGCACAAAAACAG AGTCCAAATGGTGTTTGGAACATTTTTGGTGGCAAGCTTTCATGGGGACCTGAAGCAATTGTATGTGATGATCCAAATTTTGAGGGGCGTGGAAATCCTTCGAGTG GTGATATCTTCCATGCTGCACCCAATATTGACCATTCTCAGGACTTTGTAAGGAAAGATATCAAGGGTTGGCTGAACTGGCTTCGCAATGATATAGGTTTTGATGGATGGCGTCTTGACTTTGTTAG AGGCTTCTCTGGCACATACGTAAAAGAATATATTGAAGCATCAAATCCCGTATTTGCTATTGGAGAATATTGGGACAGCTTGGGCTATGAACACGGAAGTTTGTGCTACAACCAAG ATCCTCATCGGCAACGGATAGTGAATTGGATTAATGCAACTGGTGGTACTTCATCTGCATTTGATATAACGACAAAG GGGATACTTCATTCTGCTCTGCATAACGAATATTGGAGACTGATTGATCCTCAAGGGAAACCGACAGGAGTGATGGGATGGTGGCCTTCTCGTGCTGTTACATTCTTAGAGAACCATGATACTGGGTCCACACAG GGTCACTGGCCATTCCCACGGGATAAACTCATGCAAGgatatgcatatattttgacTCATCCTGGAACT CCTGTAATATTTTATGATCATTTCTATGATTTCGGCATCCATGATGTGATAACCGAGTTGATTGAAGCTCGACGGCGAGGCGGCATCCATTGTCGGAGCTCTATCAAGATATACCATGCAAACAATGAAGGTTATGTTGCTCAGGTTGGTGAGGCATTAGTAATGAAGCTGGGACAGTTTGATTGGAATCCCTCCAAAGAGAACCAGTTGGAAGGGAGTTGGCAGAAATTTGTTGACAAAGGAGCAGACTACCAAGTGTGGTTGAGACAGTAG
- the LOC108323036 gene encoding UDP-glycosyltransferase 83A1, with product MGIPHFLCLPCPIQGHVNPLMQFSLLLAKHGCKVTFVHTEFNHRRANTAGGDNMEEALVEVVTLPDGLDPQDDRSDVAKLLFSMKSTMPALLPKLIQDIDASDVENKITCIIVTIHMGWALEVGNKMGIKGALLSPPSATSLAFAACIPNLIEDGIIDSHER from the exons ATGGGCATCCCTCACTTTCTTTGTTTACCATGTCCAATTCAAGGACATGTGAACCCCCTAATGcagttttctcttcttttggcCAAACATGGTTGCAAGGTCACTTTTGTCCACACAGAGTTCAACCACAGACGAGCCAATACAGCAGGTGGTGACAACATGGAGGAGGCACTAGTAGAGGTGGTGACTCTCCCTGATGGTTTGGACCCTCAGGATGACAGAAGCGATGTGGCCAAacttcttttttcaatgaaaagcACCATGCCTGCTCTGCTTCCAAAGCTCATACAAGACATTGATGCCTCCGATGTTGAGAACAAGATAACATGTATAATTGTTACCATACATATGGGTTGGGCTTTGGAAGTAGGAAATAAAATGGGAATCAAAGGGGCTCTTCTCAGTCCACCATCTGCAACTTCCTTGGCTTTTGCTGCCTGCATCCCAAACCTTATTGAAGATGGCATTATTGATTCTCATG AAAGATGA